One window from the genome of Thalassospira xiamenensis M-5 = DSM 17429 encodes:
- a CDS encoding YdcH family protein encodes MSVQSHVEALTAKHAALEQELHYEQRRPAPDNSRVADIKRRKLEIKDEISRITH; translated from the coding sequence ATGAGTGTTCAATCCCATGTCGAAGCTCTCACTGCCAAACATGCTGCACTTGAGCAGGAACTCCATTACGAGCAGCGCCGCCCGGCGCCAGACAATTCCCGTGTCGCAGACATTAAACGCCGCAAGCTCGAAATCAAGGACGAGATAAGTCGAATAACCCATTAG
- a CDS encoding GNAT family N-acetyltransferase, translated as MSSLTNFSAQTERLYLRCVEDQDAETIASLMVHEIACWLASWKVPFTVEMARDRITRSRKEAAAGDALPLAIIERETDRFVGWVSLYRYQDNPRRGMLGYWIGIPAQRRGYLSEIKLTILQAGFDLFGFDSIEAGAQLANEASFGVMTSWGMKSFEERMAYSSARDRQERCRYYQITREEFRFSQENA; from the coding sequence ATGAGCAGCCTAACGAATTTCAGTGCGCAAACCGAACGTCTGTATCTGCGATGCGTCGAAGATCAGGACGCGGAAACCATTGCAAGCTTGATGGTACATGAAATTGCTTGTTGGTTGGCCTCTTGGAAGGTTCCGTTCACCGTCGAAATGGCGCGAGATCGCATCACAAGAAGTAGGAAGGAGGCGGCGGCAGGAGACGCACTGCCATTGGCGATCATCGAGCGTGAGACAGATCGTTTTGTTGGCTGGGTCTCATTGTATCGCTATCAGGATAATCCGCGTAGGGGAATGCTTGGATATTGGATAGGGATACCGGCACAGCGGCGCGGGTATTTAAGCGAAATCAAGCTCACCATTTTGCAGGCTGGATTTGATCTGTTTGGCTTTGATTCCATTGAAGCCGGTGCCCAGCTTGCCAATGAGGCATCCTTTGGTGTCATGACCTCATGGGGTATGAAGTCTTTCGAAGAAAGGATGGCATATAGTTCTGCTCGAGATCGTCAGGAGCGTTGTAGATATTATCAAATTACACGTGAAGAGTTCAGATTTTCTCAGGAAAATGCCTGA
- a CDS encoding YdcH family protein has protein sequence MDEINQIAVEKRLLFLREEHRDLDIAIEQLAHGAHHDQLRLGRMKKRKLALKDEILYLESQLVPDIIA, from the coding sequence ATGGACGAAATCAATCAGATCGCGGTTGAAAAAAGACTGCTGTTTCTGCGCGAGGAACATCGTGATCTCGATATCGCAATCGAACAACTGGCCCACGGGGCCCATCACGATCAGTTGCGGCTGGGGCGCATGAAAAAACGGAAACTCGCCCTAAAGGACGAGATTCTGTATCTCGAGTCGCAACTCGTACCCGACATTATCGCCTGA
- the purE gene encoding 5-(carboxyamino)imidazole ribonucleotide mutase — MSDQSPVIGIIMGSQSDWETMKNAADVLDALHVPYETKIVSAHRTPDRLYDYAKSAKSRGLKVIIAGAGGAAHLPGMAAAMTPLPVLGVPVQSRTLKGLDSLLSIVQMPGGVPVGTLAIGSAGAKNAGLMAAGIMALMDDALAGRLDDWRAQQTDAVAEEPVDPAP, encoded by the coding sequence ATGAGCGATCAAAGCCCGGTCATCGGCATTATCATGGGAAGCCAGTCTGACTGGGAAACCATGAAAAATGCAGCAGATGTCCTTGATGCGCTGCACGTCCCCTACGAAACCAAAATCGTATCAGCCCATCGCACCCCTGATCGCCTGTATGACTATGCCAAATCAGCAAAGTCGCGCGGCCTTAAGGTGATTATTGCCGGTGCTGGTGGTGCGGCCCACCTTCCGGGCATGGCCGCGGCCATGACGCCGCTTCCGGTTCTCGGCGTTCCGGTACAAAGCCGCACGCTTAAGGGCCTTGATAGCCTTCTGTCGATCGTTCAGATGCCGGGCGGCGTTCCGGTCGGAACACTGGCAATCGGTTCGGCCGGGGCCAAGAATGCCGGCCTGATGGCCGCCGGGATCATGGCACTGATGGATGATGCGCTCGCAGGACGTCTTGACGACTGGCGCGCACAGCAAACCGACGCGGTCGCCGAAGAACCGGTCGATCCCGCACCGTGA
- a CDS encoding ATP-dependent 6-phosphofructokinase — MRIGILTSGGDCAGLNAVILAVVRRAVLGYGWDVVGIRQGTHGLMQDPPQAIDLNDYVNNDGMLRLGGTILGTVNKGDPFHYPMPDGSFADRSADVIAGYHKLGLDALIGVGGDGSMAILHRLAEMGGINLVGIPKTIDNDLALTEYSVGFTTAVNVAVEALDRLQPTAASHDRIMILEVMGRDAGHIALFAGVAGGADAILIPEMDYDLDALTEHCLNIRKRGRNHALVIVAEAVKRDDGAAVTQGDDGQKIRYGGIGHWLADELGARTGWETRVTVLGHVQRGGIPSPRDRVIASAFGVHAVDLIAQKRFDRVVAWSKRKVIDVAMADVIVGPRLVDTKGTMVSTAKGLGAYLGHPPETARTAKTV, encoded by the coding sequence ATGCGGATCGGAATTCTGACCAGTGGCGGCGATTGCGCGGGCCTGAATGCGGTTATTCTGGCGGTTGTACGCCGTGCGGTACTTGGTTATGGCTGGGACGTGGTTGGCATCCGGCAGGGGACGCACGGTTTGATGCAGGACCCGCCGCAGGCCATTGATCTGAACGATTACGTCAATAATGACGGAATGCTGCGTTTGGGCGGTACGATTCTTGGCACCGTGAATAAGGGGGATCCGTTCCATTATCCGATGCCTGATGGCAGTTTTGCCGACCGATCCGCCGATGTGATTGCCGGGTATCACAAGCTTGGCCTTGATGCCCTGATCGGGGTTGGCGGGGATGGCAGTATGGCGATCCTGCATCGGTTGGCCGAAATGGGTGGCATCAATCTGGTGGGTATCCCCAAAACCATCGATAATGATCTGGCACTGACGGAATATTCCGTCGGCTTTACCACGGCGGTCAATGTGGCGGTCGAGGCACTTGACCGGTTGCAGCCGACAGCCGCATCCCATGACCGCATCATGATCCTTGAAGTCATGGGGCGCGATGCCGGGCATATTGCCCTTTTTGCCGGGGTCGCCGGTGGGGCGGATGCGATCCTGATCCCGGAAATGGATTACGATCTGGATGCCCTGACCGAACATTGTCTGAATATCCGCAAGCGTGGACGCAATCATGCATTGGTGATCGTTGCCGAGGCCGTAAAACGCGATGACGGTGCGGCGGTGACGCAAGGGGATGATGGTCAGAAAATACGTTATGGCGGGATCGGGCATTGGTTGGCCGATGAGTTGGGCGCACGAACCGGCTGGGAAACCCGTGTGACCGTGCTGGGCCATGTGCAGCGCGGCGGGATTCCATCGCCGCGCGACCGGGTCATTGCATCGGCCTTCGGGGTGCATGCGGTGGACCTGATTGCGCAGAAAAGGTTTGATCGTGTCGTCGCCTGGTCAAAGCGCAAGGTGATTGATGTTGCGATGGCCGATGTGATTGTCGGGCCGCGTCTTGTCGATACCAAGGGAACCATGGTATCGACCGCAAAAGGGCTTGGTGCCTATCTGGGGCATCCGCCAGAAACAGCGCGGACGGCAAAGACGGTCTGA
- a CDS encoding COQ9 family protein, with product MTVSESMNRLRTQREALVAAALQHIPFDGWSMAALRSGAEDLELAPGEVDRLLPGGIRQAIITYVEMTDRKMVEELDELDLPSMKIRERIATAVKTRLSLVEHEKDTVRAALSYLALPQNVPLSLKLTHGTVDKMWIAAGDTSTDHNWYTKRMLLAGVYGSTLAYWLDDKSEGHADSWVFLDRRIGNVMQIPKITGTVKKAGKFAATPFKLGAKLAKCMPTPGRVRRQFGA from the coding sequence ATGACCGTTTCCGAAAGCATGAACCGCCTGCGTACGCAGCGTGAGGCGCTGGTTGCGGCGGCACTTCAACATATCCCGTTTGACGGCTGGAGCATGGCCGCCCTTCGCAGCGGTGCCGAGGACCTTGAACTTGCACCGGGCGAGGTGGATCGTCTTTTGCCCGGGGGCATTCGTCAGGCCATCATTACCTATGTCGAGATGACAGATCGCAAAATGGTCGAGGAACTCGACGAGCTTGATCTGCCATCGATGAAAATCCGCGAACGGATTGCCACTGCGGTCAAAACCCGACTGTCGCTGGTGGAACATGAAAAGGATACGGTGCGGGCAGCCCTTTCCTATCTGGCATTGCCGCAAAACGTCCCGCTTAGCCTTAAGCTGACGCATGGCACGGTGGATAAGATGTGGATCGCGGCCGGTGATACGTCGACCGATCACAATTGGTACACCAAACGGATGTTGCTGGCGGGGGTTTATGGTTCGACACTTGCCTACTGGCTGGATGACAAATCCGAAGGTCACGCAGACAGCTGGGTCTTTCTGGATCGCCGGATCGGCAATGTCATGCAAATCCCGAAAATCACCGGCACGGTTAAAAAGGCAGGGAAATTCGCGGCAACCCCGTTCAAGCTTGGTGCGAAGCTGGCCAAATGCATGCCAACGCCGGGGCGGGTCCGTCGCCAGTTCGGCGCATAG
- the def gene encoding peptide deformylase — MSILKIARMGHPVLRRVADQVENPLDPEIQRLIADMKDTMKDAGGVGLAAPQVFQSKAIMVFYVPAFRKSDDPDDAEVPLSVLINPEIEAIGDEIVDGWEGCLSIPGLQGVVPRWNKIRYRGLDEYGKDVERIAGGFHARVVQHEYDHLIGVMYPERMEDMTLLGFADELRDNPPETPLRQGASSADSSDDGANDESKEA, encoded by the coding sequence ATGTCGATCCTTAAAATTGCCCGGATGGGCCACCCGGTTCTGCGCAGGGTCGCGGACCAGGTCGAAAACCCGCTTGATCCAGAAATCCAGCGTTTGATCGCGGATATGAAGGACACCATGAAGGATGCCGGAGGCGTTGGCCTTGCGGCACCGCAGGTGTTTCAGTCAAAGGCGATCATGGTTTTTTATGTCCCGGCCTTTCGCAAAAGCGATGATCCCGATGATGCGGAAGTGCCGTTAAGCGTGCTGATCAATCCGGAAATAGAGGCGATTGGCGATGAAATCGTTGATGGCTGGGAAGGATGCCTTTCGATTCCCGGGTTGCAGGGCGTGGTGCCGCGCTGGAACAAAATCCGTTACCGCGGGTTAGATGAATATGGCAAGGATGTTGAACGCATTGCCGGTGGATTCCATGCGCGCGTGGTTCAGCATGAATATGATCATTTGATCGGGGTGATGTATCCCGAACGTATGGAAGACATGACGTTGCTGGGCTTTGCCGACGAGTTGCGCGACAACCCGCCCGAGACGCCCCTCAGACAGGGGGCATCATCTGCTGACAGTTCCGATGATGGTGCCAATGACGAAAGCAAGGAGGCCTGA
- a CDS encoding TIGR02444 family protein, producing the protein MNAEEVWAFTVEMYGRDGVAPLCLELQERCDLDVNMLLFMFYLGQKGQAPHSISALENAVRDWREQVIVPLRNTRRFLRNADWSSAQKLRGKVKNDEVAAERIEQELLCKAVETVPAGDPMAPARAYLSPTRFKMSQSECDAALEQLCACMKLSPKAQGGLIA; encoded by the coding sequence ATGAACGCAGAGGAAGTCTGGGCCTTTACGGTCGAGATGTATGGACGGGACGGCGTTGCGCCGCTTTGTCTTGAATTGCAGGAACGTTGTGATCTGGATGTGAACATGTTGCTGTTCATGTTCTATCTTGGCCAGAAGGGGCAGGCACCGCATAGCATATCCGCCCTTGAAAATGCGGTGCGGGACTGGCGTGAACAGGTGATTGTGCCGTTGCGCAATACCCGTCGCTTTTTGCGCAATGCCGATTGGAGCAGTGCGCAAAAACTGCGTGGCAAGGTCAAGAATGACGAAGTTGCCGCCGAACGTATCGAACAGGAACTTCTGTGCAAGGCCGTTGAAACCGTCCCGGCCGGTGATCCGATGGCACCGGCACGGGCCTATCTATCGCCGACCCGCTTTAAGATGAGCCAGTCGGAATGCGATGCTGCGCTGGAACAGCTTTGCGCCTGCATGAAGTTAAGTCCGAAGGCGCAGGGCGGCCTGATAGCTTAA
- a CDS encoding HlyD family secretion protein codes for MFELMLCSIFTILPDYLIRRYAQGKRIGKEITLFSVWYELRYGIVGCAILTISLITLIFYYHPSSHNVASFYRTLTILPEKNGRVVEIYVDNDDQVKSGEPLFRLDDRTETEAVEIARQQVQEIRAQMAVTQADLAVANGNLEEAQGAYEQVREELAVKADLLSRGTNAVSRREVERLEVALTTRQGSVNAAKANVNAVETRMETLLPAQLASAEASLRSAEVALGKTVVRAGVDGVIQQFALQIGDIVNPLLRPAGILIPAEPEEVIFQAGFQQVSAQVVKAGILAEMSCASLPFEVIPMLVTSVQPVIAAGQFRPTDRLLDISERAVPGTFLAKMIPLYPEQIKDVPRGSQCVANAYTNTHDQLENPEISTGEWLFLHMVQTVGIVHALLLRIQALLWPLQTLVLSAH; via the coding sequence ATGTTTGAACTTATGCTATGTTCCATTTTTACGATCCTGCCTGATTACTTGATTCGCCGATATGCGCAGGGCAAACGTATCGGCAAGGAAATCACCCTGTTTTCGGTCTGGTACGAGCTGCGATACGGGATTGTCGGCTGTGCGATCCTGACAATTTCGCTGATTACGCTGATTTTTTATTACCACCCGTCAAGTCATAACGTTGCGTCGTTCTATCGGACCCTGACCATCTTGCCGGAGAAAAATGGCCGGGTGGTCGAGATTTATGTCGATAACGATGATCAGGTAAAATCGGGCGAACCGTTATTCCGCCTTGATGACCGGACAGAAACCGAGGCGGTCGAAATCGCCCGGCAGCAGGTGCAGGAAATCCGTGCGCAGATGGCGGTAACGCAGGCTGATCTTGCGGTGGCGAACGGCAATCTTGAAGAAGCGCAAGGGGCGTATGAGCAGGTGCGCGAGGAATTGGCGGTCAAGGCTGATCTTTTGTCACGCGGTACCAATGCGGTTTCCCGGCGGGAGGTCGAACGGCTTGAAGTGGCCTTAACCACACGACAGGGATCGGTTAATGCGGCCAAGGCCAATGTCAATGCCGTCGAAACCAGAATGGAAACCCTTCTGCCAGCCCAGCTTGCCAGCGCGGAAGCGTCGCTTCGTTCGGCCGAGGTTGCCCTTGGCAAAACCGTTGTCCGGGCCGGTGTCGATGGCGTGATACAGCAATTTGCATTGCAGATCGGTGATATCGTCAATCCGTTGTTACGTCCGGCCGGTATCCTTATACCAGCCGAACCCGAGGAGGTCATATTCCAAGCCGGTTTTCAGCAGGTTTCCGCCCAGGTTGTCAAAGCCGGGATTCTTGCGGAAATGTCGTGTGCGTCGCTGCCGTTTGAAGTCATCCCGATGTTGGTAACCAGTGTGCAACCGGTGATTGCTGCCGGTCAGTTCCGCCCGACAGACAGATTGCTAGATATCTCGGAACGGGCCGTACCGGGTACGTTCCTTGCCAAAATGATCCCGCTTTATCCTGAGCAGATCAAGGATGTGCCAAGGGGCAGCCAGTGCGTTGCCAATGCCTATACCAATACCCATGATCAGCTTGAAAACCCGGAAATCAGTACGGGCGAATGGTTGTTCCTGCATATGGTGCAGACGGTCGGGATCGTGCATGCGTTGTTACTGCGTATTCAGGCGCTGCTCTGGCCGCTACAGACGTTGGTTTTGTCGGCTCATTAG
- a CDS encoding 5-(carboxyamino)imidazole ribonucleotide synthase: protein MTQDFATRIIAPGSTIGIMGNGQLGRMAALCAAELGYKVHVFGPGTDSPTEQVCAKATIADYTDLDALRAFAADVDVVTFEFENVPHDSVKLLSELVPVRPGWKCLHLSQNRLREKTFCNENGIGTAPFAAVRSIADLEAAVAKLGRPAVLKTTEMGYDGKGQVKITDETSLADAWTEMNGAEAILEGFISFEREISVIVARGVKGDTACFCPVENVHTNHILDVTIAPAKIPADLARKAEDIATRLVEAMEFVGLLAVEMFVTTDGDVLVNEVAPRPHNSGHWTIDACVTSQFEQFIRAVCGLPLGNPAHHSNARMKNLLGHDIDDWQAILAEPDAKLHLYGKAEAKAGRKMGHITWVLPKED from the coding sequence ATGACGCAGGATTTCGCGACACGCATCATCGCACCGGGCAGCACGATTGGCATCATGGGCAATGGCCAGCTTGGCCGGATGGCCGCCCTGTGCGCTGCCGAGCTTGGCTATAAGGTTCATGTTTTCGGCCCCGGCACAGACAGCCCGACCGAACAGGTCTGTGCCAAGGCAACAATTGCCGATTACACCGATCTCGATGCGCTTCGTGCCTTTGCCGCCGATGTTGATGTCGTGACGTTTGAATTTGAAAACGTGCCGCATGACAGCGTGAAACTGTTATCCGAACTGGTGCCTGTCCGTCCGGGCTGGAAATGCCTGCATCTGTCGCAGAACCGTCTGCGTGAAAAGACTTTCTGCAATGAAAACGGCATCGGCACGGCACCTTTTGCCGCCGTCCGTTCGATTGCCGATCTTGAGGCCGCCGTTGCCAAACTTGGCCGCCCCGCCGTGCTTAAAACCACCGAAATGGGCTACGACGGCAAGGGTCAGGTCAAAATAACTGACGAAACCAGCCTTGCCGACGCATGGACGGAAATGAACGGTGCCGAGGCCATCCTCGAAGGATTCATCTCGTTCGAGCGTGAAATCTCGGTCATTGTCGCGCGCGGGGTCAAGGGGGACACCGCCTGCTTCTGCCCGGTTGAAAATGTGCATACCAATCACATTCTTGATGTCACCATCGCCCCGGCGAAAATTCCCGCCGATCTTGCCCGAAAGGCCGAGGACATCGCCACCCGTCTGGTCGAGGCGATGGAATTTGTCGGGTTGCTGGCGGTCGAGATGTTTGTGACCACTGATGGCGACGTTCTGGTAAACGAAGTTGCCCCGCGTCCGCACAATTCCGGCCACTGGACGATTGATGCCTGTGTCACCAGCCAGTTCGAACAGTTCATCCGTGCTGTTTGCGGATTGCCGTTGGGCAATCCGGCCCACCATTCAAATGCCCGGATGAAGAACCTTCTGGGCCATGACATTGATGACTGGCAGGCAATTTTGGCCGAGCCGGATGCAAAACTGCACCTTTATGGCAAGGCCGAAGCCAAAGCCGGGCGCAAGATGGGCCATATCACCTGGGTTCTGCCCAAAGAGGACTGA
- the rpsU gene encoding 30S ribosomal protein S21 encodes MQVIVRDNNVDQALKALKKKMQREGIFREMKLRRHFEKPSEKKAREGAEAVRRSRKLERKRIEREGF; translated from the coding sequence GTGCAGGTAATCGTTCGCGACAACAATGTCGATCAGGCTCTGAAAGCGCTTAAGAAAAAGATGCAGCGCGAGGGCATTTTTCGTGAGATGAAACTCCGCCGCCACTTTGAAAAGCCGTCGGAGAAGAAAGCTCGCGAAGGGGCGGAAGCAGTCCGCCGTTCCCGCAAGCTGGAGCGCAAGCGCATCGAGCGCGAAGGCTTCTAG
- a CDS encoding thermonuclease family protein: MKKLLLILAVITGFASATGTNNAAHAAPGAAGFPDVLQGDQLRFGNMIVELFGIRAPRPGMICRAGSVEFQCGAAAAQALDRIIENYAVACQQVSDSQLFPMLTECRMGQTDINRLLLRAGWAIVDMNSCDGNPNCLTYLGDQAHAKENRKGMWMGDLPYELVALAAKPKPIDIDNANGETEVANDNGAPFSINLAAEMEQANKPDTTLLSFLMR; encoded by the coding sequence ATGAAAAAACTTCTTCTCATCCTTGCAGTCATAACCGGCTTTGCATCAGCCACCGGCACAAATAACGCCGCCCACGCCGCACCGGGGGCCGCGGGTTTCCCGGATGTACTGCAAGGCGACCAGCTTCGGTTTGGCAATATGATTGTCGAACTGTTTGGCATCCGCGCCCCGCGACCGGGCATGATCTGCCGGGCAGGCAGTGTCGAGTTTCAATGCGGGGCCGCCGCCGCACAGGCACTTGACCGCATCATTGAAAATTATGCCGTCGCCTGCCAGCAGGTTTCAGATTCCCAGCTATTCCCGATGCTGACCGAATGCCGCATGGGTCAGACCGACATCAACCGTTTGCTGCTGCGCGCGGGTTGGGCAATTGTCGATATGAACAGTTGCGATGGCAACCCGAACTGCCTGACCTATCTGGGGGATCAGGCCCATGCCAAGGAAAACCGCAAAGGCATGTGGATGGGTGACCTGCCCTATGAACTGGTTGCATTGGCCGCCAAACCAAAGCCGATTGATATCGACAACGCCAATGGCGAAACGGAAGTCGCCAACGACAACGGTGCACCGTTCAGCATCAATCTTGCCGCCGAAATGGAACAGGCGAACAAGCCCGACACGACGCTTCTGAGCTTTCTGATGCGCTAG
- a CDS encoding GGDEF domain-containing protein: MKVTRPGAATPSSMGAGDGRYPSNPYAAYTYGRSVRKKGAPDPDQHQVDIVNRDILNAEPAVTANIHDIADVLGIPDEQVTPAVERAISRLMLRVNGLSDHLSELQRHQVELARAEGRDPFTGALSRTSFMQIVENEMVLVGSDRTTRALLLCEIANLDDVLQRHGHGCKEGVFTFLYRTITEFIMPPHQVGYLGCNDFIALLYNMDEQDAWQRADAITRRLRKHPYFWNGKYITIVPVFGIYHVKSGETAEEALVSVDYALRAEKEMKSAQLQRIPSGL, from the coding sequence ATGAAAGTCACCAGACCCGGTGCCGCCACACCGTCATCAATGGGGGCGGGCGATGGACGGTATCCATCCAATCCCTATGCCGCGTACACCTATGGCAGGTCGGTGCGCAAAAAAGGTGCGCCTGACCCCGATCAGCATCAGGTTGATATCGTCAATCGCGATATCCTGAATGCCGAACCGGCTGTTACCGCGAACATCCACGACATTGCCGATGTTCTGGGCATTCCTGATGAACAGGTGACCCCGGCTGTGGAACGGGCGATTTCGCGTTTGATGCTGCGCGTTAACGGGCTTTCGGACCATCTGAGCGAATTGCAGCGTCATCAGGTCGAACTGGCCCGCGCAGAAGGGCGTGATCCATTTACCGGCGCGTTAAGCCGCACCAGTTTCATGCAGATTGTTGAAAATGAAATGGTGCTGGTTGGATCGGATCGAACGACACGCGCGCTGTTGCTGTGCGAGATTGCCAATCTTGATGATGTGTTGCAGCGGCACGGTCATGGATGCAAGGAAGGGGTGTTTACCTTTTTGTATCGCACGATTACCGAATTCATCATGCCGCCCCATCAGGTCGGATATCTTGGCTGCAACGATTTTATCGCGTTGCTTTACAACATGGATGAACAGGATGCCTGGCAGCGGGCAGACGCAATTACACGTCGGCTAAGAAAGCATCCTTATTTCTGGAACGGAAAATACATCACCATCGTTCCGGTTTTTGGCATTTATCACGTCAAATCGGGGGAAACCGCCGAAGAAGCGTTGGTATCTGTCGATTATGCCCTGCGTGCTGAAAAAGAAATGAAATCAGCGCAATTACAACGTATTCCAAGCGGTCTTTGA
- a CDS encoding UbiX family flavin prenyltransferase, giving the protein MSQKDRLIIGITGASGVIYGIRFLQLLKNSPIETHLILSKAAERTIAYETDFKIRDIKELADVVHDNADIGASIASGSFRARGMVIAPCSMKSLAEVASGVADNLIARAADVMLKERRRLVLMARETPLHAGHIRNMALATENGAIIAPPVPAFYARPQSLDEMVTQSCGRVLDLFDIDLPETARWGDTDAENHIPVTGKPRKTD; this is encoded by the coding sequence ATGTCTCAAAAGGATCGACTTATCATTGGCATAACCGGCGCGTCCGGGGTGATTTACGGCATTCGTTTTTTACAGCTGCTGAAAAATTCGCCAATCGAGACCCACCTGATCCTTTCAAAGGCGGCAGAGCGCACAATCGCCTATGAAACCGATTTTAAAATCCGCGATATCAAAGAGTTGGCAGATGTTGTCCATGACAATGCGGATATCGGTGCCTCAATCGCATCCGGTTCTTTTCGCGCACGCGGCATGGTCATCGCCCCCTGCTCGATGAAGTCTCTAGCCGAGGTCGCAAGCGGAGTCGCAGACAATCTGATCGCACGTGCCGCCGATGTGATGCTCAAGGAACGCCGCCGACTGGTTTTGATGGCGCGTGAAACGCCTTTGCATGCCGGCCACATCCGCAATATGGCACTGGCGACTGAAAACGGTGCGATCATTGCCCCGCCGGTTCCCGCCTTCTATGCGCGCCCGCAATCGCTTGATGAAATGGTCACGCAAAGCTGCGGCCGGGTCCTTGATCTGTTTGATATCGATCTTCCGGAAACGGCCCGCTGGGGCGACACGGACGCCGAAAACCACATCCCGGTCACCGGCAAACCGCGCAAGACGGATTAA
- a CDS encoding Na+/H+ antiporter family protein: MTVNTQTDTGNAPAGSDFNGYYRLTRVLPVIAVMAAIYGIAALVDYHINAVLLTIVVMIALCLLRVPVPIALISAALLGALHAGMDTTTAIGALNDNLLVGAQVGMTYVMIGAFAVAITRSGILDLFAQKIAARVGSDAQSTSKGLKWFLFAIFIFCSLISQNLVPVHIAFIPVMIPPLLAVFNRLRIDRRAIACILACSISFSYLLLPTGFGAIYLNEILMANVNDVGAAYDLSMTADMAPKAMFLPVMGIVAGMLVAVFITYRKPRDYVTDPSAERHINPAKPVSINPLQLLATLAALAVALICQLQFDSLLVGAMIGFVILAAAGIFRWRAQDDVFTEGMRMMAQIAVIITIASGFAGVLDATGEIAPLVQASAELIGDNKAVGALIMLLVGLFITIGFGDSFASVPILAPIYIPLALALGFSPMATIALLGASAALGDAGSPASTITLGATSGLNADGQHDHVKDSVIPTFIHANFGMVVFAWIAAMTL; this comes from the coding sequence ATGACTGTGAACACACAAACCGATACCGGCAACGCCCCCGCCGGATCCGACTTCAATGGATATTACCGACTGACCCGCGTCCTGCCTGTCATCGCTGTGATGGCCGCGATCTATGGCATTGCCGCACTGGTCGATTACCACATCAATGCTGTCTTGCTGACCATCGTTGTCATGATCGCGCTGTGTCTTTTGCGCGTTCCAGTGCCGATTGCGCTGATTTCCGCCGCCTTGCTGGGTGCACTGCATGCCGGGATGGATACAACCACCGCCATCGGTGCGCTTAATGACAACCTTCTGGTCGGCGCGCAGGTCGGCATGACCTATGTGATGATCGGTGCCTTTGCGGTTGCGATTACGCGTTCGGGCATTCTTGATCTGTTTGCCCAAAAGATCGCCGCCCGTGTCGGAAGCGATGCGCAAAGTACCTCAAAGGGCCTTAAGTGGTTCCTGTTTGCGATCTTCATTTTCTGTTCGTTGATTTCACAGAACCTGGTGCCGGTTCATATCGCCTTTATCCCGGTGATGATCCCGCCGCTTCTGGCCGTATTCAATCGCCTGCGGATTGACCGCCGCGCCATTGCCTGCATCCTCGCCTGCTCGATCAGCTTTTCCTATCTTCTGCTGCCGACCGGCTTTGGGGCGATTTACCTTAATGAAATCCTGATGGCCAATGTCAACGACGTTGGTGCGGCCTATGACCTTTCCATGACGGCCGATATGGCGCCCAAGGCTATGTTCCTGCCGGTTATGGGGATTGTCGCCGGGATGCTGGTTGCGGTCTTCATCACCTATCGCAAACCCCGCGATTATGTGACCGATCCATCTGCCGAGCGCCATATCAACCCGGCCAAGCCCGTGTCGATCAATCCGCTTCAACTGCTGGCAACCTTAGCCGCCCTTGCCGTTGCGCTGATCTGCCAGTTGCAGTTTGACAGCCTTCTGGTCGGCGCGATGATCGGCTTTGTCATTCTGGCGGCGGCGGGCATTTTCCGCTGGCGGGCTCAGGATGATGTCTTCACCGAAGGCATGCGGATGATGGCCCAGATTGCCGTGATCATCACCATAGCATCGGGCTTTGCCGGGGTGCTTGATGCCACCGGCGAAATTGCTCCGCTGGTGCAGGCCAGTGCCGAACTGATCGGCGATAACAAGGCAGTTGGCGCGCTGATCATGCTTCTGGTCGGCCTGTTCATCACTATCGGCTTTGGCGACAGCTTCGCCAGCGTGCCGATCCTGGCTCCGATCTATATCCCGCTGGCACTGGCCCTTGGCTTCTCGCCCATGGCAACCATTGCGCTTCTGGGGGCATCGGCTGCCCTTGGCGATGCCGGATCACCGGCATCCACCATCACGCTTGGCGCAACATCGGGCCTTAATGCCGACGGGCAGCATGACCATGTCAAGGATTCAGTGATCCCGACCTTCATCCACGCCAATTTTGGAATGGTTGTGTTTGCGTGGATTGCGGCCATGACCCTTTGA